One Fuerstiella marisgermanici DNA window includes the following coding sequences:
- a CDS encoding sulfatase family protein, with translation MKILLCLLTLFPATAVVAADKPNILFIMSDDHTAQAIGAYATLLKSLNPTPTIDTLAQEGICFDNAFCTNSICTPSRACILTGQYDHVNGVFDLGGKIEKPNQMLPIQMKKAGYQTAIVGKWHLKAEPNFDYYKVLPGQGKYFNTDFRTQGDKPWPKNVVTHQGQHSSDAITDSTLEWFQEHRDPSKPFFLCHQFKAPHDYFESAPRYDSYLADIDIPEPETLWTMPDTWGSLATRGHNDELIPHIGTSIGRRNPRRSYARDLPQQFPKEFKWDYDNKELSDYDIKRLAYQAYLKKYLRCVKGVDDNLKRLFDYLKAEGLYDNTVIIYTGDQGFWLGEKDYQDKRWAYDESQRMPFIVRYPKSIPKGIRSDAIVENVDYPALMLDFAGADVPSSVQGKSFRSICETGDEPADWKQAAYYRYWMHMAHHDNPGEMAIRTKNHKLIYFYGCDYDGQNQTPPAWELYDLKKDPRELNNVYDNADYAKVRDELKAQFAELRTQVGDDGSHYPKCEQIVQKFWDYDEADRAEAVELSHKFREQREQMLKKQEKL, from the coding sequence ATGAAAATTCTTCTTTGCCTGCTGACATTATTCCCCGCGACTGCCGTCGTAGCGGCGGACAAGCCCAACATTCTGTTCATCATGTCAGATGACCATACCGCTCAGGCCATAGGAGCGTACGCGACGTTGCTGAAGTCACTTAACCCGACTCCAACAATCGACACACTGGCGCAGGAAGGCATCTGTTTTGACAACGCGTTCTGTACAAACTCCATTTGCACGCCGTCGCGAGCCTGCATTCTCACGGGGCAGTACGATCACGTGAACGGCGTGTTCGATTTGGGTGGCAAGATCGAAAAGCCGAACCAGATGCTGCCAATTCAAATGAAGAAAGCGGGATACCAAACCGCGATCGTTGGCAAATGGCATCTGAAGGCGGAGCCTAACTTTGACTACTACAAAGTGCTGCCGGGGCAGGGAAAGTACTTCAACACAGACTTCCGAACGCAGGGTGACAAGCCGTGGCCGAAGAATGTGGTGACTCACCAGGGGCAGCACTCGTCAGACGCCATCACAGATTCAACGCTGGAATGGTTTCAGGAACATCGAGACCCCAGCAAGCCGTTCTTTCTGTGTCATCAGTTCAAGGCACCTCACGACTACTTCGAAAGTGCGCCGAGGTACGACAGTTATCTGGCCGACATCGACATTCCGGAACCAGAAACTTTGTGGACTATGCCAGACACATGGGGGTCACTGGCGACTCGCGGGCACAACGATGAACTGATTCCGCACATTGGAACGTCGATTGGTCGCCGCAATCCGCGACGGTCTTATGCTCGCGACTTGCCACAACAGTTTCCGAAGGAGTTTAAGTGGGACTACGACAACAAAGAATTATCTGATTACGACATCAAGCGTCTGGCGTATCAGGCCTACCTGAAGAAGTATCTGCGTTGCGTGAAAGGAGTCGACGATAACCTGAAACGTCTGTTCGACTACCTGAAGGCGGAAGGGCTCTACGACAATACCGTCATCATCTACACGGGCGACCAGGGCTTTTGGCTGGGCGAAAAAGACTATCAGGACAAGCGCTGGGCGTACGATGAATCTCAGCGCATGCCGTTTATCGTTCGCTACCCGAAATCAATTCCAAAGGGGATTCGCAGCGACGCGATCGTCGAAAACGTGGACTACCCGGCCCTGATGCTGGACTTCGCCGGCGCAGATGTTCCCTCCAGCGTGCAGGGGAAGTCGTTCCGATCCATCTGTGAAACGGGCGACGAACCGGCCGACTGGAAACAGGCGGCCTACTACCGCTATTGGATGCACATGGCTCATCACGACAATCCCGGCGAAATGGCGATTCGCACGAAGAACCACAAGCTGATTTACTTTTACGGTTGCGACTACGATGGCCAGAACCAAACTCCTCCCGCCTGGGAGTTATACGATCTGAAGAAAGATCCGCGCGAACTGAACAATGTTTACGACAACGCGGACTACGCAAAAGTAAGAGACGAGCTGAAGGCTCAATTTGCAGAGTTACGCACGCAGGTTGGTGACGATGGTTCGCACTATCCGAAGTGCGAACAGATTGTGCAGAAGTTCTGGGACTACGACGAGGCGGACCGCGCAGAAGCTGTTGAGCTGTCTCATAAATTTCGTGAACAGCGCGAACAGATGTTGAAGAAGCAGGAGAAACTGTAA